The Peromyscus maniculatus bairdii isolate BWxNUB_F1_BW_parent chromosome 6, HU_Pman_BW_mat_3.1, whole genome shotgun sequence genomic interval CAGTGAGGAGTGGTCATTTACCCAGTCTTTCATCCAACTTGGAAGCCATTCAGGGAGACTCTCTTGAGACTGTCAAGTCACTCAGTCTTGCCACTAACATGTGGAAGGTATGATGGAAGAATATGTAAAACTATCCACACTTCAGAAAAGAAGACCAGTGAGGCATGTGACAGACCAAGAGACAACTTGGTTAGGGTCAGGAAGTCACCCTTGGGGTCACTTGGGAAGGCCAAGCCAGCTGTGGGAAAATGAGCATGGCCCCATAGTTCACCAGTGAAATAGGAATGAGAGGCTCTCCCTGTGTCAGTGGGAGACTGCTTAGCTAACTACTGAGAAATCTTATGGTGGGGATGAAGTGTGGCCCAGATGACTGGTGATAATAATAGTAGCATGTGCAAAATGTGTGCTGAGGGTTATAGTTGAAGGATGCATGTAATCGAAAAAAATTTTCTGTTAGCATATTTtttttatacaataaatataagATACTGTGTTATgtagggtgtgtgtttgtgtgcatgtgcgtgggcaggtacatgtgcacatgtgtgcctatgGTATCAAGGGCAGAGGTTGACATTGGCTGTCTTCCTTGGCCACACACTACTTCATAAATGATGGCAGCCTTGCACTTGAACTAAGAGCTGATTTGTCTAGGGTGGCTTGCTGGTTTCTCCTTGGGATACTGCTTCTACCGATAGGCTGTCTGCCACACATGCTCATCCCACatttatatgagtgctgggaaatcaaactctggtcctcatacttgtatagttttcaccactgaaccatctccccagtcccacgCTGTAGAGTTTGTATAGGAAAATATAGAGAAGTATAAAGGAGAaggctaaaaaaacaaaaacaaaaatcatacatTAACCTAACAGTATTGCATGAGTACTGACTGGGTATAGGAATGAATGAGGAGTCATGAAAATGATTGGTCTGTTAAGATAATGTGACAAGGAGGTTTTCTCTTCTTCTGATTTCTATTTGGCAGTGGTTTCTTCTAAACTCTAAGATGgaaataaacagatgaaagagAGTTATAATCTCCTGAGAAATTCTAGAAATCTAGACTGTACTTTCACATGTGTTAACATTATACACATATAATGTTATCACCCCTTGAAgtaatgagcaaggggcagggcctcCTCTGCcttcacaccctcagggctggctctccCACATCTGCATCATCAGGGCCagttctactgtgttgcccaggggaggtgtaggggccactttcccgagtgctgcagctggtgaggggcagggacagctttcccgctcttatgacctcagggccagctttcccaacCTGCTCTaggtggtgaggggtgaggggtgggagggtggaggcaTGAGGGGGAGTAGGGAGGGCATCTCTCGTCCACCCACACAatcatatggcagatgagggactGGGCCGGATCTCCCCTGCTTGCTTTGTCCGGCTGATTCACTGGTACCCAATAGGATCAGTTCTATtctgctgcccaggcgaggtgcagggcctACTTTCTTGAGTGCTGCAACTGGTAAGGAAGTGGTTCAGCTCCTTTGCCCATCACAGGTGACAGGGCaagggggagggcatctttccctcaccctcaccaccacatggAAAATGAGGGAAGTGATACCAGCTCTGTTCCTCataccctcagggctggctcacccacatccCTGTCTACAGTGCTGCCCAGGCGGGGTGCGGGGCCCgttcttctgagtgctgcagctggtgaggggttaTACTTTTGTTCTTAAGAACGTGACCTAAAAGGCTGTGCATTCCGTCATGTAACTAGACCATTTATGACTCAAAATCTCCTTATTGTGCACCTtttgcttgctctgtgtcttagGATGGCAATTAAAGCTATATTCATTTCCAGTGTACATCAAGTTTGTGTGGGTTTCTCTCGCATCTATGAGGAAAGTGCTTTGGAAAAACGTTGCATGAGAAAAAGGTCTACACTGTTTTCAGTATCTAATACTTTGGCTGGGCTCCTGTCTGAAACTATTGTGAATTTTGTACTTGAAGGAGAGATGTTTGAAACAGGGATGAGAGGGCAACTGGGGAGGACTAAGAAAAAGGATAAACTGATCTTATAAGAGAGGTTTGTCTCTGAGCTGGGCCTGGTAAGAAAGGAAGCAGATGGACTAGAGGTGTGGCTCAGCAGCAGAATGGATATGTGTGGGTGAATAGacatgggaagggagaggggagaggaagagaaaggggggagagagagagaggatggagggataggggagagatattttttttttaggagaaacCAGAGCTATGAGCCTCAATCTTTAGAGTGGGTCTTGAGAATAGTGCTGCACGTGGTATTAAAGGGGAAAGGAAATGGCATGGATGAAAGAAGTTCATTAAATACATCTGGGCCGTACAGGTTTTTTCTAAGGTACTTTGTTAGCTTCCTAGTCATCAGTGGGGTAATGATACTACTGTCACACTTTGGGTACTTTATGATGAAGCAGGATGCTTTCTTCTCATCTTTGGCACAGAGAAgacccccccgccccgccccgaaTTGACTGCAGTGAGAACTGATGAAGCCAACAGTGCTGGGAAAGAGAGGGACAGTttctacaaaacaaaatgactcaAACTCAGAATATTCCAGTCATTTATTATTACAAAGCATAAGGGGGTTTTCAGAAGCTTCTTCTCCAAGGGTTACTCAGCTCCCAGTCCAGATCCACAAATTGCAAGTGATTGCAACGCCTGTGATTGAGACAAGAAAATTATATAGCAAGTAGTGGCAAGCCGAGTCCACTGGGACACATACACTCTAGTGCTCAATCAAGATGCTTCACTAAAACGTGTGTGATTTCCACACTAGTCAGTTTCTTTAGACACCCTATTAACATGGCCAGCAGAAAGATATGCTTGGCTCTAGGATTTCTTGCATTTTTATGGGCTGAATTTGGTGCTCAAAACCAAGAGGAGGAACTACAATGCAGGTTGATGGGCAAGTTTAATTTGACTGGATATGTAGATGCCAAAAACCATTCACTTATTATTGCAGGACTGTTTCCTATTCATTCCAGGACCATCCCAGTAGATGAATCTATTCTGGAGCCAGTATCACCTATATGTGAAGGGTAAGCCATTGTTTAGTCTTCTTTTTTGTCAATTCAGGTGGTGGGGAAGGAGTGATAATCATGGGGTTTGGGTATCCAGCTGGACTCTTGATGCTATACAGAATGGTTGTTTCTCACAGAGTGCTCTGTGGTGCAGCAGCAGTAGcaagcagtagcagcagcatgcatgcatgcatgcacgcaagcacgcatgcatgcatgcaagagCTTATTAGTTATGTAGAGTTAGGGGCTGCATCCCAGACTTGAAGAATGAGAGAGCTTGTGCTTTGAGAAGATGCCTGTTGATTCATGTGCACACTGAGGTCTGAGAAGCACAGATGCAGAATTATGTAGCACTGCGATTTACTGTTAATTAGCAAAGACTAAAACTCTTTTTAAGAGCAGCACATTGCAGGGGAGCACTGATTTATCCGAGCAAGACCTCCTCCCCTGCTGGAAGCTTTTGCTCTTAGTGTTTGCACCTCCAAGTTGCCGCCTCAGGAAATAAGATCCATGCCTGATACTAGAATTTGCCAATAATCAGTTGTGAGAAATTCAAAGCACGGATAGGACAACTATCTGTACataatacactcacacacatacgtacacacacacacacacacacacacacacacacacacacaaaaccactttAGTATGAAAAGAATGCCACAAAttgaagaaagcaaagcaaattaCCAACAACTTATTGTTATCAGAAagcaatttttcattttttctgtatTGTTTCTTGCCCCACCCTTATATAATATAAGGGGGGACTTAAATATTTGTAACTGTAACACAAACATAGTTTTAGCTGGACTTTTACCACTAGGCATTTCCATGACACTTCATGGCCATAAAAGTTGTCAATGTATACTGTAAACATTTAGCAGTTTCTGACAACTTCACATCTTTACTGATCACAACTTCTTTCCTTTGAAATGTTTCATGCTCCATATTTGAGATGTCATTGTGTGAAAGATAATAACCATCTCTATGTCTTCAGAAAATACAAAGGTTTCAATTCTTGCCTTCCTCAAGCCTGGGACTGctgtccacaaaagggaatggaggaagaagaCATGGGATTTTACTTACAAATAGATTACTGTAGAGTCAAGTTTTATTTATCACAGGAGTTTTTACTTCTTTAATCCCCAATAATTGAAATGAAAACTTAGAGTTCACCATAATTTAACCCACTGATATTTTATAAATGGAATTATTTAACTTGTTCCCCACCCTTCATTGGAAATTCTGAAGGTTTCTCTCCCAGCAATGTTGGATGGTAAAGATAATagacagattttaaaatatgaatttcccTCCCAAAAATAATGTGTTATTACAGCATAGTGGAAACAGCAGAGATCTGtcctatttaaaataattccCTGACGAGGGTTATTTTGGGATTTGTGTAATCATTGAAATTAGGATTTGAGTGGCTACATCTTGGTcttataatgttaaaaaaaaactacatttctttaaaattagatCTTTAGGATTATTTTCCACCAGTGTCTGTCAATAGTTCCAACCCCAGTGTTCTCAAAGCCTCTTATTATTCTTCCAGTGGTCTGTGTAGTGTTCATAATCCAGGGTCAAACTAaacaatattcattttattttttgaatcatAAACTTTAACTAACTGATTCAGAACTCCAACTTGGGGTTTGGAGACGTTTCCTTCTGCAATAAACAACTTCAACACAATACTCATTTTAGTTGTCCATCTGTTAAAAGTATACAAAACAGGAAGACTTTGTATTGTTTTGAAAAACGTTGCTCAGAACAGaggaaaataatgaaatggagaaaagaaaggcatATTTAAGCTTTGTTTGATGATCATAAAAGGAAGATTTAGATATAATGAAATATTGTGAATCTcataagaaaaattaatgaatggAGGAAAATTTATCATAAATCCCATCTTTTTAGTAATTATCCTGCAATGATTTAAAATGATTTCCCTGGTAATCCTTAAAATACCTCACACGCAGCTTTAATTATAGAAAGTGTTCACACTGCCTGTTTCACCCACAACTGTTTTCTCACTGCTGTATCGTTTCTTGGATCATTGTTTTGTAATGATGGGAAATATTCTCATACAGTTGAGGTTCCATCAGTGGTCACATTAGTTTGTTCTAGTTTTCCAGTACTATAATAATCTCTGTGGGTTGGAGCGATGGTtcattagttaagagcactggctgcttttccagaggacccagattcaattcccagcacccatataagagctcacaaccatctgtaactctagttccaggggacccaacccttgtgtacagatatacatgctagcaaaacaccaataaaataaataatgttaaaaaaaaacaacaactctgTACTGCCCTTTGGGAGTAGATAGCTTTCTttgttagagtttttttttttttttttttttttcagttaacttCTCAAGAGCTCAAGTTACTGGTTCAAAGCAGGCAAATGTTTTTCTAGCTCTTGAAGTGAATTTTTAATCTTACTTAAAAACAATACTGCTACATTTATTTCAAAAGTTTGATGATATCACTGTTGTTAATCTGGAAACAGCACTGTGTGTCCTCTTCTCTCCTTACCCACGCCGCTCCAACTGAGCTCTCTCCTCTAATCATACCAGTCTTCCCATTCCTTGACACTAACTACTGTGTTCCCCTGGCGAAGAGCCTTGACTCAGACTGCTCCTTCTGTTTGAAgttcccttctctttctgtgtcATCGTTTAAGCCTCAGCACGCCCGTGAGATCCTCCAGGGCTGGGTGTCCCTTTGAGCATCATCTACTCAGATGGCTCCTTTCACCATCTTGTGTTGTTACTGTTTGACTGTGTCTCTGTTTCCTACCCAGAAAGTGTTGTGCTTATTCTTTCACTGTTGTGGTATACTGTCTTGAGACACCAAAGAACGACCTCCTATATGATAATTCAATCAAAGTGACGTGGAAGAAAATTCCAGTGTTCCAAAAGTGTTATttgatgttgatttttttaattattagatttaattttttttatgtgtgcatgttttgcctgcatgtatctatgtACACCAGGTACACTCttggagcctgtggaggccagagttggaCATCAGATCCTTgagaactagagttatggatggttgcataccttcatgtgggtgctgggaatttaaccttgatcctctgaaaaagcaacagtgctcttaaatgctgagccatctctctagtttcCTGTTGTTCAGTATTTAACTAAAAAATTACTGAACAGAAGACAAAGttagatatctacagaaaattTAATGCATAAAGCCATGTTGCAGCACTTGCCTTTAGTAAGTTAAAATATGCTTTCACattgaagagagaaagaagaaaatagaagagtTAGTTGACATATAtaagaggaattgaaaaaaatGTAGCATTGAGCTGCAATATCCATTTTAATGGCTAGAGAATGAAAAGGATGATGTatcatatttgtgtttatatgtgagAACCAATCAATATCCttcagtattaaaaataaaaatctcagaaaGATTATGCAGTTGGAGTTGTATTACACATAATTTTTGTAATGCTTTTCTGTACTCCTTTAAGAGTCTTAATGTATTTTAGTAAATTGTAtaaaaagaatttcttttcttttcttttttgtttgtttgtttgtttgtttttacatcctgaccacagtttcctttccctcttcagaaaaatgcaggcctcccatggatatcagccagccatgggatTTCAATCTGTAGTACGAcgaggcacctcctctcctattaaggctggactcaatagaagtagggtcccaaaagccggcaacagagtcagagacaggccctacttcactgttaggaatcccacaagaagacaaagctACACACTGTAatgtgtatgcagagggcctaggtcagtcccatgagcctgattgttggttcagtttctgtgagcccctatgaacccaggttagttgactctGTGGGTTTTTCTTGTGGGGCCTTGACCTCACTGCTCCTATaattcttcttccccctctttcaCAGAATTCCCTGAggtctgcctaatatttggctgcatctgtttccatcagttgctggatgaagcctctctgataacagttgggctaggcaccaatctgttcTTCTGACTGCTCTTAATGTATTTTAgtgatttttataattattattaatgtttAGAAGAACCTAGGTCAAGCTAAGGGGAATCATATGGCCCTAGGGACTCCCTGATgggtgatgtctttctgtatgctgtgaaaatatgttgctctgattgtttgataagtaaaatgctgattggccaatagccaggcaggaagtataggtgggataagcagacaaggagaattctgggaagagggaggctgggtcatgagtcaccagccagacacataggaagcaagatgtgaaggcagaactgaaaaaaggtaccaagccatgtggctaaacatagataagaattatgggttaatttaagtgtaagagctagtcagtaataaacctgagcaaatggccaagcagttataattaatattaagcctttgtgtgattattttataataaagctgtgggactgtgggtgagaaaTTTGTCCCGACTGCAGTCCagatgggacacagaaaaactttcagctacaacttccaatgagaagggaaaaggaaggactGTTGGTGAAGAGAATTCTGACTAGAACAATATTTTTATGACTAAGAGATAATTGGCCACTTGAGGAAATCATAACATATAaacgatatatatatatgtatagggCAAGAAAAATCCAAAAGTTTGCTTCCCAAGATTACTAATCAATAGTGAATATGattcatttgaatattttaagatTGTAATGTCAGGCTAGCTGACGACTGAGGTACCTGCTGCTGCTTTAGCAAAAAGCTGTAATCACACAACTGAAGCTCCTTCCTAGAAAAGCGTCCCACTGCCCACCCTCTCACCTACTCCCACTCCCAGTGTCCAGTGCCTCACAAAAGCTTTTCCTTTCCAGATTTAACTTCCGGGGTTTCCGCTGGATGAAAACCATGATCCACACCATCAAGGAGATTAATGAGAGGAAAGATATTTTGCCCAACCACACTCTGGGCTATCAGATCTTTGATTCCTGCTATACCATCACCAAAGCAATGGAGTCGGCTTTGGTGTTTCTGACGGGGCAGGAGGAATTCAAGCCCAATTTTAGAAACAGCACTGGATCAATTCTGGCAGCACTGGTTGGATCAGGGGGATCGTCCTTGTCAGTTGCAGCTTCAAGAATTCTGGGGTTGTATTACTTGCCTCAGGTATTTCAAAATACTGTGCTGAATACTTACTTGTAAAGAAATAGAaacggggcctggagagatggctaagaggttaagagcacttgccattcttgcagaggacctagattcagtCCCCAAGActcatggtggttcacaaccatctggaactccagttttaggggatctgaagccttctTTAGGCCATCATGGGCTGCTGCACGCATGCAGTGCACATAAGCTCATGCAAGAACATGCACTTAAAAATGGTGGtacacagagctggagagatagcccagtggttaagagcactggctgttcttccagaggacctagattcaattcccaacacccacatggcaactccaACCTGTCTGTCCATAcctccagttacaggggaccttacaccctcacacagacatacatgcaggcaaaacaccaatgcacattaaaaaaaacaaacaaaaatatttaaagaaatacaaatagcgTGTAGAAATTGTTACAAAGTTACAAAGACATCCTAGAATGGGTATGACAGAGTTCCAAGTGACCCTGTTTAAGCAAGCCTCAGCCATGAGAACTGAGACTTCCTTAGAGGTGATTTGAGATTACTCTACCCAGAGCATCCTGCTGGCACCGATGGAGTTGTGATGCAGAGAATATTAACTTCTCACTAGTCACCATGCTCCTTTAGTACTGTGGGTTGATCCATAGCTGGAATAAGGCacatgttttggtttttgtctctgTTGATGCTTATTAATCATGGCCTAAATCATTACACAATCTAAAATGGGTCTGGGAATTTCACCAAACGGATATCCTTTTGAGACACTACCAAAAGCTGAAACAACTTTACAGGTTCTTGCACACGAGCAAGCATACGCACACATGACTGCCATGCATaagtgtggaggttagaggacaactttggagagtCATTTCTTGCCTTCCACTCagtcgaggcagggtttctcttgttACTGCTGCTGTCGAGTCTACTCGAGGCTAAGTGTCCTGCAAGCTTATGgtgaattctcctttctctgcctcccatcttgctatagaagtgctgagatgacacatgtgtgccactgcacccacTTTTTTAACCTGGaatttgggaattgaactcaggtcatcaggcttgtatggcaagcacccGACCCACGGATCCATCCCCTCAGTTCTGTCCTTGCTTCTTAAAAATGTTCTTTCCAGTAGATAGCTTCTGTGATGTAAATGTTAGAGGATGGAGAATGATCAAGAATGAAACGaaaggctgaggaaagagaacaTTGAGTAGATTGACTTCCTGAAGGAATTGACAGTTCTGGAGCTGTGGAACTGGGATATACAAGACCCTACCAGAAGCGATGCATTAGTAAAATGATAAGGAGAATGAGTGATGTGGAGCGTTGAGTTACAGAAATGCACAAAAATGGTCACCAACACATGGTGACCTCAGTTCCACGATCAAGTCcctagagatgggaaatacatacAAGGGCTACTGACAACATGACAAAAAGGGTGTCTTCCTGCGTGTAGTCACTGGCCTATAAAGTGAGAGTGTCAAGGGACTGTGTTGGAGAAAATGCTCCCTTAGACCTAAGGTTTGTACTGCTTTTGTCAGTATAAGACTTAGCATTTACTGCCGCAGAAGTCCTGgcagaatgaaataaataaagagaaaaataaaaaaagggaagaaaagaacaaaactaacTGGGGTGGTGGAGAAGTGACACAGTGTAAGCAAGAGAAACCGGTGCTACCAAATAGAGGGGGAGTGGACCCATTCCATCATCCTTGTGCATGAGATACTGAAGTTGATGAACAGTCTGGATGTCGTGACTCAGGGGAGGTACCATACCTCCAGGGAGGATACAGGAAAAAGCAAATGACCTCACTGTCAGTGCCATTCATGAAAAACACTGCATTGAATTTTATCAATAATAGGTTGCCCTAACCACCCCCCCCTTGGGGTTGACAGCATAGACCAACAACTTCCATCAGCAGCCCCGACTCATTGAGTAGGAGTAGTCATTTTTCATAGAAAAATGTGAGGAAAATGAGAGAACTATTCAGCTCCTCCCCTCACAGACTATTCCGAGGCTGTCGTTTAAGATTTGGCTCTGGCTTCCTAATAACTATAAATATTTTCTACTGTAGGTGGGCTATACTTCTTCCTGCTCAATTCTTAGTGACAAATTCCAGTTTCCATCTTATCTTCGTGTAATACCCAGTGATAAGATCCAGTCTGAGGCCATGGTGAATCTTATCAAACACTTTGGTTGGGTCTGGGTAGGCGCTATTGCAGCTGATGACGATTATGGAAAATATGGAGTAAAAACTtttaaggaagaaatggagactGCTAACCTCTGTGTTGCTTTCTCTGAAACCATTCCCAAAGTCTACtccaatgagaaaatgaaaaaagctgTTGATGCAGTAAAGGGTTCCACGGCCAGAGTCGTTGTGCTTTATACCTCTGACATTGACCTCAGCCCCTTTGTACTGGAAATGATTCATCACAACATAACAGACAGGACATGGATAGCCAGCGAAGCCTGGATTACCTCAGCCCTCATTGCAAAGCCTGAGTACTTTCCATATTTTGGAGGAAGTATTGGATTTGCAGTCCCAAGAGCCGTTATACCAGGACTAAAAGAATTTCTTTATGATATACACCCTAGCAAGGATCCAAATGATGTCTTGACCATTGAATTCTGGCAAACTGCTTTTAACTGTACCTGGCCCAACAGCAGTGTGCCTTACAATGTGGACCACAGAGTGAACATGACTGGCAAAGAAGACAGACTGTATGACATGTCTGATCAGCTCTGCactggagaggagaggctggaagACCTGAAAAATACCTATCTGGATATATCTCAGCTCAGAATCACGAACAATGTCAAACAAGCTGTATATGCTATAGCTTATGCCTTGGATCGTCTCAGCAGATGTCAAGAAGGACGCGGGCCATATTCTCCAAATAATACTTGTGCATATATACCTACCTTTGAATTATGGCAGGTAAGTTGTTTTCCTTCGTGATGTAGCGTGCCATTCATGAGTATTCCTGATGTTAAAGTTCTTTACCTTTGATGGTCTCATTTCCTTGCATGACCACTTAAAGAAATGGTTTGCCTGTTTGGCttggatgtgtttgttttttttcttctgagactgggtttttctgtaacagctctggctgtcctggaactcactttgtagatcaagctggccttaaattcacagagatccacctgcctctgcctcccaagtcctggaattaaaggcatgcgcctctACAGCCCAGCTGGAGGTGTGTTTTAAATCCCCATTTATTAACAGAATTGTTAGGCTTATTTAAATGGAATCCATGTCCTCcacaaaaggattttttttattttactagatAAGCTGGTTTTCTTtaacataaataaaagttaaaggtAAACCTTCTAGGACTAAATGAATGGCTTAGAGACTCCAGTTTCTTCTAGTTTGCCATTTCTGTCTACAATGTGTGGCTTCACTTTGTCATCTAGGATGATTACTTGTGTTCAAGACACGATGCTCACATttgaaacaagaaggaaaaggggaCTGAAGACCATTTCTGGAAATTATATACAATTCTTCTTACACTCACATAGCATATTTTAGTCATGTGGTCTTATCTAGCTTGAAAGGAGCTGGACTATGGAGTCTTCCTGTAGTGTGAGAACTGTAGAAGATTCTGGGGCATTACCTGGGAG includes:
- the LOC102913983 gene encoding vomeronasal type-2 receptor 1, with amino-acid sequence MASRKICLALGFLAFLWAEFGAQNQEEELQCRLMGKFNLTGYVDAKNHSLIIAGLFPIHSRTIPVDESILEPVSPICEGFNFRGFRWMKTMIHTIKEINERKDILPNHTLGYQIFDSCYTITKAMESALVFLTGQEEFKPNFRNSTGSILAALVGSGGSSLSVAASRILGLYYLPQVGYTSSCSILSDKFQFPSYLRVIPSDKIQSEAMVNLIKHFGWVWVGAIAADDDYGKYGVKTFKEEMETANLCVAFSETIPKVYSNEKMKKAVDAVKGSTARVVVLYTSDIDLSPFVLEMIHHNITDRTWIASEAWITSALIAKPEYFPYFGGSIGFAVPRAVIPGLKEFLYDIHPSKDPNDVLTIEFWQTAFNCTWPNSSVPYNVDHRVNMTGKEDRLYDMSDQLCTGEERLEDLKNTYLDISQLRITNNVKQAVYAIAYALDRLSRCQEGRGPYSPNNTCAYIPTFELWQLMYYMKEISFEMHDGKRMVLDENGDVFNGHYDILNWQLDDNGEISFVPVGKFNFKSTTKFELIIPNNSSIFWNTESSKLPHSVCTDVCPPGTRKGVRQGQPICCFDCIPCADGYVSEKPGQRECDPCGEDDWSNAQKNKCVPKEVEFLAYEEALGFTLVILSIFGALVVLAVIVVYVIHRHTPLVKANDRELSFLIQMSLVITLLSSMLFIGKPLNWSCMARQTTLALGFCLCLSSILGKTISLFFAYRISVSKTRLTSMHPVIRKLIVLTCVLGEIGVCSAYLVLEPPRVYKNIEPQNVKIIFECNEGSIEFLCSIFGFDVLLALLCFLTTFVARQLPDNYYEGKCITFGMLVFFIVWISFVPAYLSTKGKFKVAVEIFAILASSYGLLGCIFLPKCFIILLRPKRNTEETVGGRIPTVDRSIQLTSASVSSELNNTAVSTVLDD